AAGAGTGAATAAAGCCGGAGCCGGTTCTTTCAACTTTGCTTATACAGCTGCTGATCAGAATTTCAATAATGAGTTTGTAGCTTTCCGTGCTGATGCTGCTTTCAGTCCGCAGTTTGTAGGAAGAATTTCCAATCAGAATCTTTCTGCTTTACAAAATATAGATTATTTGATTCTGACTGTTCCTGAAATGATGGGCCAAGCTCAGAGACTTGCCAACTATCATCAGACCGCTCATAATTATAAAGTAGAAATTGTAGACGTCAATAAAATCTATGAAGAATTTGGCAGTGGAAGTAAAGATCTTACAGCTGTAAGAGATTTCGTCAGCAAGCTCAATACTCCTCTTGGCAGACTTCAATATGTATTTATTCTGGGGGATGCTTCATTTGATTATAAAAACAGAGTTCCCAATAATACAAACGTTGTTGCCAGCTACCAGAGTGAGCAGTCTTCAGATTACGTATCTTCATTTGTAACGGATGATTATATTGCAATGACCAAGCCGCAGACCACATTATTAATTGAAAACAATTTACCGGATCTGCCTGTGGGTAGAATTCCGGCTGCAAATGTGAGCGAAGCCGGAGATATGATTAATAAAACGCTGGCTTATTACAACTCTCTTCAGGGGCAGTCAACCCCTTTCGGAGACTGGCGTATGCGACTTGATTTTGTTGTGGATGATAATAACGAAGGAGGAAGTCCTTTCCACAATGTAATGGACAACAGTCTTGCTACTATATTTGAACAGCCTAACCAGCTTGAACTGAAAGAATATAATGTTAAAAAATTATACATGGATGCCTTCACCGCTCAGAGTACATCTGGAGGACGAAGATATCCACAGGTAAATCAGGCTATCTCCAATGCTATCGGAAACAGTTTATATCTGTTTTATTTCGGACACGGAGGAATTAACGGCTGGGCACAGGAAAGAGTATTAACAACTACTGAGGTTCAGAATGCGAATAACTTTTCAAATGTATACAGCAGATTTCCGTTTGTTTCTACCATCACATGTGAATTTACGTTATGGGATGAGCCTGCAACCAATTCTGTAGGAGAACAGTTTATCAAAATGAAACAGGGAGGTGCATCAGCAATGATTACTTCCAGCCGTGCTATTGGTGTAGATTACGGGCGTGATTTCACCAATACATTTACCCAGAATATTTTTAAACTAACCAGTGACGATTTCAATTCGTTAGGAAATGCACATTTACTGGCTAAAAAGCAGAAGGGACCAAACAATAACCATTTAAAGGTAAACTTCCTGGGTGACCCTGCTATGAAATTAAGCAGACCGCAAAGACTTCTTACCATTGATAACATTGAAACTCCGGTTCCTGGACTGATCAGAGGTTTGGATTTTGTAAAAATAAAAGGACACATCAATAATCCGAACGGAACATTGAACAACACCTTCAACGGGAGAGTCAGCATTAATATTTTTGATAAGAGACTAAATAAGAAAACATTAAATAATACGGGTGTTTTATCTCCGGTTTTAGATTATACAGAGGAAGGAAGTGCTATTGTAAAAGCTGCCGGAACCGCTGTAAACGGAGTATTCACTGCAGAATTCTATGTTCCTAAAGACATCAACTATGCGGTGGGCCAGGGAAGAATTCTAGCCTATGCAGACAACAAGGCAACGGATGTTTTCAACAATCAGGCAGTACAGGTAGGTGATATCAACCCTAATGGAATCAATGACAGCCAGCCTCCAAAAGTAAAACTGTATATGAATAACACCAACTTTGCGGATGGTGGAATTACCAACCAGAATCCAATGCTTCTTGCCTGTCTTACAGATGACACAGGAATCAACTCCACAGGTTCAGGGGTAGGTCACGATATTACGACGTATCTGGACGGGCAGATTATCAATACTGTTGTTTTAAATGACTTTTACTCTGCCGGAGAAGGAAATGGATGTTTAAATCCAAGTCTTGCCGACTACCAAAAAGGAAATGTAACCTATCCTTTCAGAAATTTAGCGATTGGACAACACCAATTGACATTTAAAGTTTGGGATATAAACAATAATTCTACATCTGCTACGTTAAATTTTGAAGTTAAAGATGAATCTGACCAACACCTGACGATCAACCGTCCGCTGAACTGGCCAAATCCATTTACGAATAAAACCTATATTCAGTTTGAACACAATTGTGATGATATTCTGGATGTGAACGTACAAATTTATACAATAACCGGAAGATTGGTAAGAACTTTATCACAACCGGTAGTCGCAGAACCGTTCCTACAGGGCTTTAGAACCCCTCGTCAGGCAATAGAATGGGACGGAAGAGATGATTTTGGGTCAACAGTAGCAAAAGGTACGTATATTTTTAAGATATTTGCAAAAAGTCAAAATCAAGAAAAATGCAAAGGAAGTGCTACAGCTGTAGAAAAAATGGTACTTTTGAAATAATTAAATAATACATAGACAATAATATTAATAAAAAACTGATAATATATAAAAGACAACATATGAATTTAACTACTAAACTGCTTTTAGGATTTGGTTTGAGTGCTGGTTTTTTAGGCTATTCGCAAGATTTAGGTAAAGTAAACCCAGTTCTTACCGGAGCTCCTTTCCTAAGAATTGCGCCTGATGCGAGATCAGGAGGTATGGGAGACCAAGGGGTGGTAACCTCTCCGGATGCATTTTCACAATTCTGGAATGCGGCTAAATATCCTTTCAGCAGAACAAGTTCTTCCGTAGGTCTTAACTATACGCCTTATATGGGAAAACTTACCAATGATGTATTCTTATTATATGCTTCGTTCCATAAGTTTCTGGGGCAGGAAGAGAGATCTACTATCTCTGCAAGTATCTATTATTTCAACATGGGACAGGTAGACCTGACTCAGCTGGTAGGTACAGAAATTGCATCAATGGGTACATCAAAACCAAACGAATTCTCTATTGACGTTGCTTATGCTTTGAAACTTTCCGATTCATTCTCTGGTGCTGTTACCGGTAGATTTATCCGTTCAGACTTAGCCGGAGGATTCAATACAGACACTACACTTAAAGCGGCTAACAGTTTTGCAGTAGACGTTTCAGCATACTATACCTCGCCAAGATTCTCCAGTATCGGAGGATATGATGGTAAAGTGAATGCAGGTTTAGCTATTCAGAACGTAGGTCCAAAACTGGATTATACAGGAAATGAAGAGTCAAGATCTTATCTTCCTACAATGGCAAGATTAGGGGTTGGATATGACATGTACCTGGATGATATGAACAGAGTTGGAATCTCTGTGGAAGGTTCAAAACTTTTGGTTCCTGGATCTGAATATGCAGGAATTGATCCCAATACAAGACAGCCTATTTATCAAATCCCGAATGTAGGACCAATGGCTGGTATTGGAAAATCTTTCAAAAACAAAAACAGTATCATGTACAGTGGTGCTTTAGAATATTCTTATGACAATGCATTTTCTGTAAGAGGAGGTTACTTCCATGAAAGTGAAGAGCAGGGAGCAAGACAGTTTGCTACAGCGGGTGTTGGTTTAAGATACCGTTCTTTCGGACTGGATCTTTCTTACCTGATCAACATGTCTAAAATCAACAGTGCATTGGATAATACACTTCGTTTCGGTCTTACCTGGAACATCGGAGAAGAGACATCCAATAACGATCGTTAAAAAAAGCTACAGCTATATAAAAAGCCTCATTTTACATGAGGCTTTTTTTGTGGCAATTGTGAATCTTCAATCCGCTTCACTTGTCAATTTCTTTTACATACTACAACCATGCACTTTGCGAAACAAAAATTCACTATTGACCTTTAAATAATGTAATGGTATAATCAAGAAGTCTCCCGTCTCCATAATCTCCATGCCCCGGAACTACAATTTTCACGTTGGGATATTCTTTTTTAACTTTTTCAACGGTATTTGACCACGCAGAGACATTTGCATCTCCTAAATATCCTTTACCTGCCTCAAGCTCCTTCAACAAACAACCTCCAAACAGAATATTTTCACTTGGGAAATATCCAACAGCATTGTCTCTTGTATGACCTTCTCCAAAATACTTTGCAATAACATCTTTATTTCCTATTTTCAAAACTACAGAATCATTAAAACTGTTTTCAGGAATAACAAAATTATTTTCTTTGGCTAATTCTATTGTTTTAGCATAGGAATAAGAAGGGATATTCTTTTTATGAAATGGGAGCAATCCTCCTAAACTATCATCATGAAAATGAGTCGGAATCACTGCATTGATTTTAGCATGAAGTTTTTCATTAATCCATTGTATCAGTTCTTCTGAGCCTTTGTCATTAGTGGGCGTATCAAAAATAATAGTTTCATTATTATCTCTTACAATGAGTCCATTACACGGTACATTTCCAAAATCATTCGTCTGTTTAAAGGAAGTATGTATAAAAGAGTTTTCAGAAATCTGTGTGATAACCAGATCTTTTGATTCATAAATTTTCTTTGCCTTAAAAATGTTTTTGTTCTGTGAACTACAGCTTAAAATGACAAAAGAAAACAAAATGGCAAATATATTCTTACTGATGATCTTCATAAAACAATTATTTAAACTTGATATAAGCTAAGGTAAGAATTCATGGAACAAGATTTGTTAGGTGTTGTGCTAAAAATGATCAAGTAATGTAGTATGAATTATCAATCTACTTCGCTTCTCAGTTTATTTTAAATAACAAAGCAGCTCACTTAAAATAAATATAATATTTAAGTTTATAAAAGTCTCTTTATTTATGGTAATTTTCTTAAATTCAATAACTATTTTTGTAGTATGAACTATTCGGCAGAATTAAAAAAATTTGTAACCAGTCAGTATGTATATTCTGCTATCAGAATTACATTAGCTACTGTTCTGCCTTGTTTAGTCCTCGCCCACTTCGGAATTCTGAAGGAATATTTTCTTTTTCCTCTCGGAACCAGCTTTGTAGCTCTTACAGATCAGCCAGGCCCTTTCATCAGAAGAAGGAATGCCCTTACTTTTGCGATATTCTGTTTTGTGTTTGTTGCACTCATCGCCAGTCTTGTGATGAATATCAAAGTACTGGTACTTCTGGAAGTCATTGTATTTGGGATGTTTTTCTCCCTGATTGGAGTTTACGGTCAGAGATTAGCGGCAGTAGGTTCGCTATCCCTCGTTGTACTCGCCATCTTTATTGACGGTCATCTTACAGGAAGCAATATTTTTAAAAGCCTGCTTATCTTTGCTTCCGGCTGCATATGGTTTTTGCTCATCTTCCTTATTGTAACAACCATTCGTCCTTATAAACTGGCAAGCCAGATGATTGGGGAAAACTACCTTCAGTTGGCCGAATTTTTAAAGATTAAAGCTAATTATTATCAGAAGAATCCGGATTTTAATAAACTGACCACTCAGGTGATTGCCAAGCAGATTGAAATAAAAAACCTGCAGGAAGATACCAGAGAAACTGTTTTCAAAACAAGAACTATCGTCAATGAATCTACAACAACCAGCCGTTTATTGATGCTAATGTTCCTGAACTCTATGGACCTTCATGAGAAGCTGATGACCTCTGAAAGTGATTATCAGAAGCTTCAACAGAGTTTTGAGGACAGTATGATCCTTGTTAATATCCATGATTATCTCAATCTTTTGGCAGAAGAGATTACCAATATCGGAATCGCGCTGCAAAGTGGTACCAGAGCAAAGCCGATGGTCAATCTGGAACTGGAATTAAAGAATCTTAATTATAATTATTTCGAACTCAGAAACAAGCAGCTTTCTTCTGATAATCTGGAAAATTTCATGATCCTGCGCCAGATCCTGATGCGTATCTATGAAATCACGAAAGAAATCAACGAGATCTATAAAGTATTTTCTCAGAATATAAAACTGGCAAAGAGTTTATCCACAGGATTAGACCTGAAAAAATTTATGCCTAATGAGCCCAAACTCAATGCTAAGGTTTTAAGGAATAATATTTCGTTATCCTCTTCCCATTTCCGCCATGCGATAAGAATTACAACCGCTTTGCTGCTGGGGTATATTTTCTCGATGTTTGATCTTCTGGGATTGGGACATACGTATTGGATATTAATTACCATTACTGCCATTTTAAAACCGGCTTACTCCATCACGAAACAGAGAAACCTTCTCCGTCTCTATGGAACGATCGCAGGGGCCACTATAGCTTATGCTATCCTATATTTTGTTCATATTAATAGCGTTTTATTCGCTATTCTGCTTATCAGCATGATCATGTGTTTCAGCTTCTTGAAAGGGCGGTATTTCTGGGCAGTATTATTTATGACGATCTATGTTTTCCTGAGTTTTAATTTTTTGAATCCGGGGAAAGTCAATATTATTTTTAAAGACAGAATATTTGATACAGCGATTGCCGGAATCATTGCTTTTGCGGTATCCTATATTGTACTGCCGGTTTGGGAACATACACAAAACCTGGATCTGATGAAGAAGTCTGCTGCAGACAACCTTATCTATTTCCAAAGTGTGATTTCCAAATTCTTACAGGGAAATTTTGACCTTGAAGATTATAAGGTAAAGCGAAAAAATGCGATCATTTCTTTGGCCAACCTTTCCGACAATTTCCAGAGAATGATTTCGGATCCTAAAAATCAGCAGAAAAAACTAGAAGTTGTTCACCAGTTTGTAGCGACATCACACCTGATCACAGCGTATACCGCTTCTCTTTCTCAATATTCCAAGAATAATGAACAATATCCTGAAATAGATGCTGAAAGCTGGAGCCGAAAAATTGAAGCTGAAATGCAGCAAACCTCTACCCTTCTCAACGGGAATGACATCAGCGAAACCTTGAAAATGGAAAGCCGTCTTGAGCCGGAAGATTCTTCCATTGAAGATATGCTTCTGAAAAGAAAAACTGAGATTGAGGAAAATGACATCGTAGACAGAAGAGATCCTGATAAAATATCCCATTTAACGGAACTTAAAAACATCCACGATATCCTGGAACTGATCTATGATGTTGCAAAAGAACAGAGAAAAGTAATCGAGAAATACAAAAACGAAACAGATCCTACTCCTCCACAATCGTAAAGCAGTAGTCGTCGAAAAACTCTACCCTGGCCTTAAATTCATCTGAAAACTGATCGTCATAGACACGGCAGCTTATTTTATGAAGATGCTTCAGCTCAAAAGGTTTCACTTCATAGTTTTTCTTTAAAGACCAATATTTTGAGTGGTGAATTTTGTACATACTTTCCTTTACACTCCATATAATTGTATAATAAGTATCGGCTTTATCTTCCGGAATAAAACCGCGCTCATTCTCATAGGTAAATTTATCAATCACCCTTAAAATCTTAGGATTGAACTTTTCGACGTCAATCCCTATTTTATTTTTAGAAATGGCAATGGCAGCAAAGGGAAAAGAATGCGTAATGGAAATTTCCGCATCGTTGGGAGAAAGAAAAGGCTCTCTTTCTTTATATAAAATTTTAGAATCAGGCTTTAATCCTTTCAGTAGCTTACGTACCATCAGGACTTCCAATAATTTTTTAGGATGGTAATCTTTTACCTTTTCAGCATTTTCCGGTTCCAGAAGTTTATGAATATCAAGTTCTTCACTTTCATCATACTTCCAAACAAGGATAGTGGCATTATCATCTGAAAAATCTCGGTAAAGGGGCATTCTTTTTTATATTAGACAAAAATACTAAAAAGAAACCATTCGAGAGGAGCTGGAGGATGGAAGCTGGAGGATGGAAGGTTACTATCCGTTATAAAAATAATTTTTATAACGGAAAAAGAATTCGTTAATGAAAAACAAACTCTTTCTTGGCTTAATCTTTATCAACTTCCAGCATCCTTCTTCCAGCTCCCTGCTTAATTATTTAGACTGATGATTCACATCATTTCTATGCTCTACAATTTCAAGATTCGCATCTACAAAATACGCGCTCCCGAATCCGTTTACATAAGATCCTTTCACAGGCTGTAAGGCTATTAAAATAAAATCTCCCATTTCAGAAATAATGTCTACTACTTTTCCGTGGGCTTCCTTAAGTTTTGCAGTAACATTATTCCATGTCTCTGAATCTCTTTCTACCTGAGAAGTGGTTGCTTCAAGTGTAAGACGTTCACGGGCATAGATCTGCTTTGTGGCAGATTCATCTTCAATAAACATCACAGAGGTTTTTCTTCCGTCAGCAAGGTTTTTAGTATGCTTTGCCATGAAGGATACCAGGATATAGAATGTCTGATCTACTTGTACAAAAGGAGCATAGCTGGAATTGGGGTTTCCTTCTGCATCTACAGTAGCCAGAATGATGCTTTTAGAAGCATTGATCAGTTCTTTTACTTTTGGAGCAACTGGCCTGGCTTTCTTTTCTGTATGATTTTGATTCATAATATATTTATTTATGAGCTAAAATTAATTATTCATATTAAGACTAAATAATATTAACTCATGTTTAATCTCATAAAACTGAACTTGATCTGCCGTTTTTATATCTTAATTATTAATCGTAATTTTGCCTTTCGTTATCAATTGAATTTAAAATTATTCATTACATATGAGTACTACAACACAATACGTTCCTTATAAAGTTAAGGATATCTCCCTTGCAGAATGGGGTAGAAAAGAAATTACCCTTGCAGAAGCAGAAATGCCTGGTTTGATGTCTATCCGTGAAGAATACGGACCATCTCAACCCCTTAAAGGAGCAAGAATCGCAGGATGTCTTCACATGACGATCCAAACGGCTGTGCTTATCGAGACATTGGTAGCTTTAGGAGCTGAAGTTACCTGGTCATCTTGTAATATTTTCTCTACACAGGACCACGCTGCTGCTGCTATTGCTGCTGCAGGAATTCCAGTGTACGCGTGGAAAGGTTTAAATGAAGAAGAATTTGACTGGTGTATTGAGCAGACTTTATTCTTTGGTGAAGACAGAAAGCCATTAAACATGATTTTGGATGATGGTGGAGATTTAACAAACATGGTTTTTGATAAATATCCTGAATTCACAAAAGATATCAAAGGTCTTTCTGAAGAAACTACTACAGGTGTACACAGACTGTACGAAAGAATGAAGAACGGAACTTTAGTAATGCCTGCTATCAACGTAAACGATTCAGTAACTAAGTCTAAGTTCGACAATAAATACGGATGTAAAGAATCTGCTGTAGATGCAGTAAGAAGAGCTACAGACGTAATGTTAGCCGGAAAAAGAGTGGTAGTTTGCGGATACGGAGACGTAGGTAAAGGTACTGCTGCTTCATTCAGAGGAGCTGGTTCTATCGTTACTGTTACGGAAATTGACCCAATCTGTGCGCTTCAGGCTGCTATGGACGGTTATGAAGTAAAAAGATTAGATACTGTGGTAGATAATGCTGATATCATCATCACTACAACAGGTAACTTCAATATCGTAAGAGGAGAGCACTTCCTTAAAATGAAAGATAAAGCTATCGTTTGTAACATTGGTCACTTCGATAACGAAATCGATATGGCTTGGTTGAACAAAAACTATGGTCAGACTAAATCTGAAGTGAAGCCTCAGGTTGATATCTATACTATTGAAGGAAAAGAAGTAATCATCCTTGCAGAAGGTAGATTGGTGAACTTAGGATGTGCTACAGGCCACCCAAGTTTTGTAATGTCTAACTCTTTCTCTAACCAGACTCTGGCTCAGATCGAATTATGGAACAACTCTGCTGCTTACAAAAACGAAGTATATATGCTTCCTAAGCACTTAGATGAAAAAGTAGCTGCTTTACACCTTAAGAAATTAAGTGTAGAACTGGAAACTCTTTCTCCTGAGCAGGCTGAATATATCGGAGTAGACGTAAAAGGGCCATTCAAGCCTGAATACTACAGATACTAAGATTTAAATAAAATATGATATTATCCCACTATTTCTAAGATAGTGGGATTTTTTTATGCAGGTGTATAAGGCAGTCCGTATTTTTGCTGGCTAAATTAACAACATGAAAAAAATCTTATTTCTGGGACTCATGAGCGCTGTGGTATTCTTTAACAGCTGCAGCAGCAATGATGATAATGAGGGAATCAAGACTTCTTCTGAACCCAAAGTATTATTAAGCAAAATCACTACAGTTTACTACGACACCCCATCACAACCTCAAACCAGTGTAGAAACCCTTGAATACAACAGTCAGGGAGAGCTTATAAAAACCTTATCCGCTTCCGGAGCTTCCACATTTGAATACAATAACGGGAAACCTGCAAGGATCAATCATTACAATACCAGCCAGACACTGGAATACTATTCTGTTTTTAATTATAACGGAGATCAGCTGGCAAGCGTTAAAGCAATCTACCCTAACCCGAATTTCAACAGAACGATTACCTTTAACTATAATACAAGCGGGCAAGTTATTTCTTCCACCCTTTGCCAGTCACCAGACTGCTCGAATCCAGGAATTGATACTTATACTTATGATGGAAACAATATTTCATCAGAAACTTCAGAAACCGGAGGCTCCAGCTTCAGCAATAAAACTGTTTTTTCGTATGATGATAAACTGAACCCATATACGAATATCAACAAGTATCTTAGAATTATGATGGGCAGAGCTATTGTTATGAGCCCAAATAATTATCTGACAGAAAAGATAAGCTACAAAAGTAATGGTGTCTGGATACAAAACCAAACCAGAACCTCTACTATACAATACAACAGCGCTGGTTTACCTGTTCAGATTATCTCAAAAGAAGCCAACGGAAACCTTTCCGTACAATACAATTACGAATATATTTCTCAATAATAGTAAGCTCTCCAGTTTGGGGAGTTTTTTTATGAGCTAATTCCCGCTATCCGCTCATACTCCTCACGCCAGGCTATCCCACATCTATGTTCCGGGGTAACCGCTGCTATCGGGGCTAGGGGAAAAATTTTGAATTAAATCATCCTTAAGTATTCAATAGGAACGGACTTTAGTCCGTTTTTACAATGGAACAAAATCAACAGGCTTTAACCAAAACATAAACTTTCTTCATACAGCTATTCAGTATTTTCCCCATATTTCCTTTCTGTCAGGCTTATATTTACAAAAAAAGAATATCTTAGCCCTCTTAAATAAAACATTAAACTATGAAAAAACAAAGAGTATCGAATGCATTCGTCGCTGCATCATGGGTAGCATTGGGAGCAGGAATGATCGGTTTTATTGTTGGTCTTGCAAGAGCTGAAATGCTGCTGAATGAAAAAGGATATTATTTCACTATTCTTCTTTATGGCTTATTTGCCGTTGTTT
The window above is part of the Chryseobacterium sp. MA9 genome. Proteins encoded here:
- the ahcY gene encoding adenosylhomocysteinase, with translation MSTTTQYVPYKVKDISLAEWGRKEITLAEAEMPGLMSIREEYGPSQPLKGARIAGCLHMTIQTAVLIETLVALGAEVTWSSCNIFSTQDHAAAAIAAAGIPVYAWKGLNEEEFDWCIEQTLFFGEDRKPLNMILDDGGDLTNMVFDKYPEFTKDIKGLSEETTTGVHRLYERMKNGTLVMPAINVNDSVTKSKFDNKYGCKESAVDAVRRATDVMLAGKRVVVCGYGDVGKGTAASFRGAGSIVTVTEIDPICALQAAMDGYEVKRLDTVVDNADIIITTTGNFNIVRGEHFLKMKDKAIVCNIGHFDNEIDMAWLNKNYGQTKSEVKPQVDIYTIEGKEVIILAEGRLVNLGCATGHPSFVMSNSFSNQTLAQIELWNNSAAYKNEVYMLPKHLDEKVAALHLKKLSVELETLSPEQAEYIGVDVKGPFKPEYYRY
- the porU gene encoding type IX secretion system sortase PorU is translated as MKRKITLLSLIAFASTLYAQRNTIEWNGSKIQDFGDTKLNLPNFKNEGFSFSQNNVFIVTKQKIGEKQLKISDLVWESVPAQDLFELDKGRLPDYDVADVSYYNLDGDSYASISVALFKNVKGRVQRLSSFNVSEASSFVNTTGTVNKIGTTSNPLSSGNFYKIKVDKSGVFKITSQFLKDNGINPASVNPKNFRIYGNGGVLLPEYNQDARYGALQENAIQVVGEDDGVWNDNDYALFYAQGPDGYNLYDTANGNGFKRKDTRFSERSNNVKNIYEDFSYYYINFDKGSGKRVPTVDGNLPAQLITRYDNYQVINKDQKNLLKVGRTWVEDTPFSNEKTLTFSTNSPIQAGDVIRYRTQVVAYNSQQNTIDFKINNLNPHPLQTIPTDTSSYQYTFYPVTYSGTLTNLTGNQITMVLNPDISKNPNGTFYFDYVEVQYKENLAFNGSQMNFRDYSIVSGSNTDYGFSITNAANIEQVWDVTDITNANRRVNKAGAGSFNFAYTAADQNFNNEFVAFRADAAFSPQFVGRISNQNLSALQNIDYLILTVPEMMGQAQRLANYHQTAHNYKVEIVDVNKIYEEFGSGSKDLTAVRDFVSKLNTPLGRLQYVFILGDASFDYKNRVPNNTNVVASYQSEQSSDYVSSFVTDDYIAMTKPQTTLLIENNLPDLPVGRIPAANVSEAGDMINKTLAYYNSLQGQSTPFGDWRMRLDFVVDDNNEGGSPFHNVMDNSLATIFEQPNQLELKEYNVKKLYMDAFTAQSTSGGRRYPQVNQAISNAIGNSLYLFYFGHGGINGWAQERVLTTTEVQNANNFSNVYSRFPFVSTITCEFTLWDEPATNSVGEQFIKMKQGGASAMITSSRAIGVDYGRDFTNTFTQNIFKLTSDDFNSLGNAHLLAKKQKGPNNNHLKVNFLGDPAMKLSRPQRLLTIDNIETPVPGLIRGLDFVKIKGHINNPNGTLNNTFNGRVSINIFDKRLNKKTLNNTGVLSPVLDYTEEGSAIVKAAGTAVNGVFTAEFYVPKDINYAVGQGRILAYADNKATDVFNNQAVQVGDINPNGINDSQPPKVKLYMNNTNFADGGITNQNPMLLACLTDDTGINSTGSGVGHDITTYLDGQIINTVVLNDFYSAGEGNGCLNPSLADYQKGNVTYPFRNLAIGQHQLTFKVWDINNNSTSATLNFEVKDESDQHLTINRPLNWPNPFTNKTYIQFEHNCDDILDVNVQIYTITGRLVRTLSQPVVAEPFLQGFRTPRQAIEWDGRDDFGSTVAKGTYIFKIFAKSQNQEKCKGSATAVEKMVLLK
- a CDS encoding pyridoxamine 5'-phosphate oxidase family protein yields the protein MNQNHTEKKARPVAPKVKELINASKSIILATVDAEGNPNSSYAPFVQVDQTFYILVSFMAKHTKNLADGRKTSVMFIEDESATKQIYARERLTLEATTSQVERDSETWNNVTAKLKEAHGKVVDIISEMGDFILIALQPVKGSYVNGFGSAYFVDANLEIVEHRNDVNHQSK
- a CDS encoding 4'-phosphopantetheinyl transferase family protein, giving the protein MPLYRDFSDDNATILVWKYDESEELDIHKLLEPENAEKVKDYHPKKLLEVLMVRKLLKGLKPDSKILYKEREPFLSPNDAEISITHSFPFAAIAISKNKIGIDVEKFNPKILRVIDKFTYENERGFIPEDKADTYYTIIWSVKESMYKIHHSKYWSLKKNYEVKPFELKHLHKISCRVYDDQFSDEFKARVEFFDDYCFTIVEE
- the blaCHM gene encoding CHM family subclass B1 metallo-beta-lactamase, whose amino-acid sequence is MKIISKNIFAILFSFVILSCSSQNKNIFKAKKIYESKDLVITQISENSFIHTSFKQTNDFGNVPCNGLIVRDNNETIIFDTPTNDKGSEELIQWINEKLHAKINAVIPTHFHDDSLGGLLPFHKKNIPSYSYAKTIELAKENNFVIPENSFNDSVVLKIGNKDVIAKYFGEGHTRDNAVGYFPSENILFGGCLLKELEAGKGYLGDANVSAWSNTVEKVKKEYPNVKIVVPGHGDYGDGRLLDYTITLFKGQ
- the porV gene encoding type IX secretion system outer membrane channel protein PorV produces the protein MNLTTKLLLGFGLSAGFLGYSQDLGKVNPVLTGAPFLRIAPDARSGGMGDQGVVTSPDAFSQFWNAAKYPFSRTSSSVGLNYTPYMGKLTNDVFLLYASFHKFLGQEERSTISASIYYFNMGQVDLTQLVGTEIASMGTSKPNEFSIDVAYALKLSDSFSGAVTGRFIRSDLAGGFNTDTTLKAANSFAVDVSAYYTSPRFSSIGGYDGKVNAGLAIQNVGPKLDYTGNEESRSYLPTMARLGVGYDMYLDDMNRVGISVEGSKLLVPGSEYAGIDPNTRQPIYQIPNVGPMAGIGKSFKNKNSIMYSGALEYSYDNAFSVRGGYFHESEEQGARQFATAGVGLRYRSFGLDLSYLINMSKINSALDNTLRFGLTWNIGEETSNNDR
- a CDS encoding FUSC family membrane protein; its protein translation is MNYSAELKKFVTSQYVYSAIRITLATVLPCLVLAHFGILKEYFLFPLGTSFVALTDQPGPFIRRRNALTFAIFCFVFVALIASLVMNIKVLVLLEVIVFGMFFSLIGVYGQRLAAVGSLSLVVLAIFIDGHLTGSNIFKSLLIFASGCIWFLLIFLIVTTIRPYKLASQMIGENYLQLAEFLKIKANYYQKNPDFNKLTTQVIAKQIEIKNLQEDTRETVFKTRTIVNESTTTSRLLMLMFLNSMDLHEKLMTSESDYQKLQQSFEDSMILVNIHDYLNLLAEEITNIGIALQSGTRAKPMVNLELELKNLNYNYFELRNKQLSSDNLENFMILRQILMRIYEITKEINEIYKVFSQNIKLAKSLSTGLDLKKFMPNEPKLNAKVLRNNISLSSSHFRHAIRITTALLLGYIFSMFDLLGLGHTYWILITITAILKPAYSITKQRNLLRLYGTIAGATIAYAILYFVHINSVLFAILLISMIMCFSFLKGRYFWAVLFMTIYVFLSFNFLNPGKVNIIFKDRIFDTAIAGIIAFAVSYIVLPVWEHTQNLDLMKKSAADNLIYFQSVISKFLQGNFDLEDYKVKRKNAIISLANLSDNFQRMISDPKNQQKKLEVVHQFVATSHLITAYTASLSQYSKNNEQYPEIDAESWSRKIEAEMQQTSTLLNGNDISETLKMESRLEPEDSSIEDMLLKRKTEIEENDIVDRRDPDKISHLTELKNIHDILELIYDVAKEQRKVIEKYKNETDPTPPQS